A genomic stretch from Hemibagrus wyckioides isolate EC202008001 linkage group LG02, SWU_Hwy_1.0, whole genome shotgun sequence includes:
- the LOC131363253 gene encoding perforin-1-like has translation MSPSPILLFYSGLFSLTVLLPLIQSCETGTARDCAEADFAPGSDLAGEGFDITKMQRKGSFVIDMKIWKKKDKSCTLCKNPYMEGKKQKLPVSVVDWRPSQKCSIQVSSSIYQSSESLVSASTSAIENNWKASLGITMKRGEGSFMLAGSNSKLAEYSMEKTKKDRFSFTSHSISCGYYSYRVSNKPVIHPEFNEALSKLPKQYQSQFKSRFYKLIDNFGTHFITKVTLGGKVQSVTSIRQCQTSLQGLSVDEVKKCLDVEASASVQGKVNANVDSKHCDEAKAKTESKNSFSSNFNDRLTEITGGHTTEPELLFSADKDPGAYKEWLSSIPLQPDVISYSLQPLHELLPTKNPTRKHLRKAIHDFILEKSLWRNCSEPCSTGIKPDPKEPCLCSCRNNPGVTPNCCPSKRGIARVKVTVLRATGLWGDHTTGTDGYVKVFNNNNMQIGRTPVIYNNNNPHWAMTFDLGDIILTNYDPLKLEAWDEDNKWDDDQLGTCSVPLKTGVFENFCSLNHGVLYYKTEVACAPSLAGPSCSDYVGSPMNFHLEKVYVSRHARPIPKDMLQEMGVAPDEAPVSIKQMGYVPYKSVVQLL, from the exons ATGTCTCCTTCACCGATCCTTTTGTTTTACTCTGGCCTTTTTTCCCTCACGGTCCTCCTccctctgatccagtcgtgtgAAACAGGAACGGCACGAGACTGTGCCGAAGCAGACTTTGCTCCAGGGTCCGACCTGGCTGGAGAGGGCTTTGACATCACCAAGATGCAGCGGAAAGGTTCCTTTGTGATCGACATGAAAATCTGGAAAAAGAAGGACAAGTCCTGTACTCTGTGCAAGAACCCATACATGGAGGGCAAGAAGCAGAAGCTCCCAGTTTCTGTGGTGGACTGGAGACCCAGCCAGAAGTGCAGCATACAAGTGTCCAGTTCCATCTACCAGTCCAGCGAGTCTCTGGTCAGCGCCAGCACCTCTGCTATCGAGAACAACTGGAAGGCCAGTTTGGGAATCACCATGAAGAGGGGTGAAGGGTCATTCATGCTGGCAGGCAGCAACTCCAAGCTGGCTGAGTATTCGATGGAGAAAACCAAAAAGGACAGGTTCAGTTTCACCAGCCACAGCATTTCCTGTGGCTATTACAG TTACAGGGTTTCGAATAAACCAGTAATTCATCCGGAGTTTAATGAAGCCCTGAGTAAGCTGCCCAAGCAGTACCAGTCTCAGTTCAAGTCACGTTTCTACAAACTCATCGACAACTTCGGCACTCACTTCATCaccaag GTGACTCTGGGAGGAAAGGTCCAATCAGTCACCAGTATTAGACAGTGCCAGACATCCCTGCAGGGTCTGAGTGTGGATGAGGTGAAGAAATGTCTGGATGTGGAGGCTTCTGCCAGCGTGCAGGGGAAAGTTAATGCCAACGTTGACAGCAAGCACTGTGATGAAGCCAAGGCCAAGACTGAGAGCAAAAACAGCTTCTCCAGTAACTTTAATGACCG ATTAACGGAGATCACAGGAGGCCACACCACGGAACCCGAGCTCCTCTTCTCCGCAGATAAAGATCCCGGCGCTTATAAAGAGTGGCTCTCGTCCATCCCGCTCCAGCCGGACGTGATATCCTACTCTCTCCAGCCTCTGCACGAGCTTCTTCCCACTAAGAACCCCACCCGAAAGCACCTGCGCAAAGCCATCCATGACTTCATCCTGGAGAAATCtctgtggagaaactgctctgaGCCATGCAGCACCGGAATCAAACCCGATCCCAAAGAGCCGTGTTTGTGCTCATGCAGGAATAACCCCGGGGTGACCCCCAACTGCTGCCCGTCCAAACGCGGCATCGCTCGGGTCAAAGTGACTGTTCTGCGGGCGACAGGGTTATGGGGCGACCACACGACCGGCACGGATGGCTACGTCAAAgttttcaacaacaacaacatgcagATTGGACGCACTCCAGtcatctacaacaacaacaatcccCACTGGGCCATGACCTTCGACCTCGGTGATATCATTCTGACTAATTACGACCCTTTAAAGCTGGAGGCGTGGGACGAGGACAACAAATGGGACGATGACCAGCTCGGAACCTGCAGCGTCCCCCTGAAAACAGGTGTGTTTGAGAATTTCTGTAGTTTAAATCATGGCGTGTTGTATTATAAAACAGAGGTGGCCTGTGCACCAAGTCTAGCCGGTCCCTCTTGCAGTGATTACGTCGGATCCCCCATGAACTTCCACCTGGAGAAGGTTTACGTGTCCCGGCATGCTCGACCCATTCCGAAGgacatgctgcaagaaatggGCGTGGCTCCTGACGAAGCTCCGGTAAGCATTAAGCAGATGGGATACGTTCCTTACAAAAGTGTTGTGCAGCTTCTGTAG
- the LOC131362044 gene encoding perforin-1-like yields MLQTLLIWAVFAASLFPPSSQRCFKASESQCQDVDFAPGSDLAGEGFDITTMQRKGAFVLDMSTWLNKDKSCTLCKNPFMKGQTQKLPVSVVDWRPSQKCNMKLSSSVYQSSEALVSSTTSSIENSWKSELNVVIPKVQGSLMLAGSHSKLAEYSMDKSKKDKFSFASHAVSCGYYRFGISSTPLLHPGLIKLFESLPNKYDESSKHLYYKLIDKFGTHYTTKVTLGGEVRSVTSIKECEASLQGLSVDEVKMCLDMEASVSKGPAANLMPELHHCKKDKERNLNKKSFASSFNDRDTNVIGGYTQSGDLLFSSNTDPKAYKEWVTSLPAHPDVISYSLESIHNLLKTGKQTHLRNAIKDYILQRGLLKNCTSPCKTGMKTNSAKPCRCVCKNPLLSTDCCPTQKGFAEVTVTVIKATGLYGDYWDGTDGYVKLFLNGVFKDQTNTIMNNNNPYWNRNFNLGPMDLTMSHSVKLEVYDLDHGWDDDLLGACTAELKSGVNKVCALNHGLLYYKVQVTCVPGLTGPSCSKYKPSPMDAQLEKVYVSRNARPIPTEMLLEMGVLLDERIPHFNQNNIRKNKGFEL; encoded by the exons ATGCTGCAGACATTGCTGATTTGGGCCGTGTTTGCCGCAAGTCTCTTTCCTCCATCCAGCCAGCGCTGCTTCAAGGCCAGTGAGTCTCAGTGTCAAGATGTGGACTTCGCTCCAGGATCTGACCTGGCAGGAGAAGGCTTTGACATCACCACCATGCAACGGAAAGGAGCCTTCGTCCTCGACATGAGCACTTGGCTCAATAAGGACAAGTCCTGCACTCTGTGTAAAAACCCCTTCATGAAAGGTCAAACTCAGAAGCTCCCGGTTTCTGTGGTGGACTGGAGACCAAGTCAGAAGTGCAACATGAAGTTGTCCAGCTCCGTCTACCAGTCCAGCGAGGCCCTGGTCAGCTCTACCACCTCCTCTATTGAGAACAGCTGGAAGTCAGAATTGAATGTAGTCATTCCAAAAGTCCAGGGATCACTGATGCTGGCAGGCAGTCACTCCAAGCTGGCTGAATATTCAATGGATAAATCCAAGAAAGACAAGTTCAGCTTTGCCAGTCATGCTGTTTCATGTGGATATTACAG ATTTGGGATTTCGAGCACACCACTTTTACATCCAGGGCTCATCAAACTTTTTGAAAGTCTCCCCAATAAATATGATGAGTCTTCAAAACATCTCTATTACAAGCTGATTGACAAATTTGGTACTCATTATACCACAAAG GTGACTCTGGGAGGAGAGGTTCGCTCTGTGACCAGCATCAAGGAGTGTGAGGCGTCTCTGCAGGGTCTGAGTGTGGACGAGGTGAAGATGTGTCTTGACATGGAGGCTTCTGTCAGCAAGGGACCGGCTGCAAACCTGATGCCTGAACTTCACCACTGCAAGAAGGACAAGGAAAGGAATCTGAACAAAAAGAGCTTTGCTAGCAGCTTCAATGACAG GGATACAAATGTGATTGGTGGCTACACTCAAAGTGGCGACCTCCTTTTTTCATCAAATACCGACCCGAAGGCCTATAAGGAGTGGGTGACATCTCTTCCGGCTCACCCTGATGTGATTTCCTACTCGCTCGAGTCCATTCACAATTTGCTGAAGACAGGGAAACAAACACATTTGCGTAATGCCATCAAGGACTACATCCTCCAGAGGGGCCTGCTGAAAAACTGCACAAGTCCATGTAAGACTGGTATGAAGACCAACTCTGCCAAGCCATGCAGATGCGTCTGCAAAAACCCGCTGTTGTCCACAGACTGCTGTCCCACTCAGAAAGGATTTGCTGAAGTCACAGTTACTGTGATTAAAGCCACGGGTTTATACGGAGATTACTGGGATGGGACGGACGGATACGTCAAACTCTTCCTTAACGGTGTATTCAAAGATCAGACAAACACGATCATGAATAACAACAATCCCTACTGGAACAGGAATTTCAACCTCGGACCCATGGACCTTACTATGTCCCACAGTGTGAAGCTGGAGGTGTATGACCTGGACCACGGCTGGGATGACGACCTACTCGGGGCATGCACTGCTGAGTTGAAATCTGGCGTGAACAAGGTCTGTGCGCTCAATCATGGATTGCTGTATTATAAAGTGCAGGTGACGTGCGTTCCCGGTTTGACCGGTCCTTCGTGCTCGAAGTACAAGCCCTCTCCCATGGATGCACAGCTGGAGAAAGTCTACGTCTCCCGCAACGCTCGCCCCATTCCCACAGAAATGCTGCTGGAGATGGGAGTGCTCCTCGATGAACGTATTCCGCACTTCAACCAGAACAACATTcgcaaaaataaaggctttgaGTTGTAG
- the LOC131363385 gene encoding perforin-1-like isoform X1 has protein sequence MHQETGQTPSPAMLQTLLIWAVFAASLLPPSSQRCFKANESQCQDVDFAPGSDLAGEGFDITTMQRKGAFVLDMSTWLNKDKSCTLCKNPYIEGQTQKLPVSVVDWRPTQKCNMKLSSSVYESSEALVSSTTSSIENNWKAELNVVTPKVQGSLMLAGSHSKLAEYSMDKSKKDKFSFTSHAVSCGYYRYRVSSSPLLHPELIEEFKSLPEIYDESSKYLYYNLIDKFGTHYISKVTLGGEVRSVTSIKECEASLQGLSVDEVKMCLDMEASVSKGPASVRAETKHCKENKKKTSNKKSFASSFNDRDTNVIGGYTQSSDLLFSSNTDPVAYKEWVASLPAHPDVISYALESIHLLLPAKTQPRAHLRNAIKDYILQRGLLKNCTSPCKTGVNTKSGEPCKCSCMNNPQLSTDCCPTQKGSAEVTVTVIKAMGLYGDFLTQTDGFVKLFLEGVFRDKTSMIMNNNNPYWNSDFHLGTEDLTRSISLKMEVFDEDDSSEEALGACDVQLKSGVVKDVCALNHGLLYYKVQVTCIPGLTGLYCSEYKPSPMDTQLEKVYVSRNARPIPRRMLVEMGVLLDERIPRFNQSNIHKNKGFEL, from the exons ATGCATCAAG AAACAGGACAAACACCAAGTCCAGCCATGCTGCAGACATTGCTGATTTGGGCCGTGTTTGCCGCAAGTCTCCTTCCTCCATCCAGCCAGCGCTGCTTCAAGGCCAATGAGTCTCAGTGTCAAGATGTGGACTTCGCTCCAGGATCTGACCTGGCAGGAGAAGGCTTTGACATCACCACCATGCAACGGAAAGGAGCCTTCGTCCTCGACATGAGCACTTGGCTCAATAAGGACAAGTCCTGCACTCTGTGTAAAAACCCCTACATAGAAGGTCAAACTCAGAAGCTCCCGGTTTCTGTGGTGGACTGGAGACCGACTCAGAAGTGCAACATGAAGTTGTCCAGCTCCGTCTACGAGTCCAGCGAGGCCCTGGTCAGCTCTACCACCTCCTCTATTGAGAACAACTGGAAGGCAGAATTGAATGTAGTCACTCCAAAAGTCCAGGGATCACTGATGCTGGCAGGCAGTCACTCCAAGCTGGCTGAATATTCAATGGATAAATCCAAGAAAGACAAGTTCAGCTTCACCAGTCATGCTGTTTCATGTGGATATTACAG ATACAGGGTTTCGAGTAGTCCACTCCTGCACCCAGAGCTCATCGAGGAATTTAAAAGTCTCCCTGAGATCTATGATGAGTCTTCAAAATATCTCTATTACAATCTGATTGACAAGTTTGGTACTCATTATATCTCAAAG GTGACTCTGGGAGGAGAGGTTCGCTCTGTGACCAGCATCAAGGAGTGTGAGGCGTCTCTGCAGGGTCTGAGTGTGGACGAGGTGAAGATGTGTCTTGACATGGAGGCTTCTGTCAGCAAGGGACCGGCATCAGTGAGAGCTGAGACTAAACACTGCAAGGAGAACAAGAAAAAGACTTCAAACAAAAAGAGCTTTGCTAGCAGCTTCAATGACAG GGATACAAATGTGATTGGTGGCTACACTCAGAGTAGCGACCTCCTTTTCTCATCAAATACTGACCCAGTAGCCTATAAGGAGTGGGTGGCATCTCTTCCTGCTCACCCTGATGTGATTTCCTACGCACTCGAGTCTATTCACTTATTGCTGCCGGCGAAGACACAACCACGAGCACATTTGCGTAATGCCATCAAGGACTACATCCTCCAGAGGGGCCTGCTGAAAAACTGCACAAGTCCATGTAAGACTGGTGTGAATACCAAATCTGGTGAGCCATgcaaatgcagctgcatgaacAACCCGCAGTTGTCCACAGACTGCTGTCCCACTCAGAAAGGATCTGCTGAAGTCACAGTTACTGTGATAAAAGCCATGGGTTTATACGGAGATTTCTTGACTCAGACGGATGGATTCGTCAAACTCTTCCTCGAAGGTGTATTCAGAGACAAGACAAGTATGATCATGAATAACAACAATCCCTACTGGAACTCTGATTTCCATCTTGGAACTGAGGACCTTACTCGTTCCATCAGCCTGAAGATGGAGGTGTTTGATGAGGATGACAGCTCAGAAGAAGCTCTTGGGGCATGTGATGTTCAACTGAAATCTGGAGTGGTTAAGGATGTCTGTGCGCTCAATCATGGATTGCTGTATTATAAAGTGCAGGTGACGTGCATTCCGGGTCTGACCGGTCTTTACTGCTCGGAGTACAAGCCCTCTCCTATGGACACACAGCTGGAGAAAGTCTACGTTTCCCGCAATGCTCGCCCAATTCCCAGACGCATGCTGGTGGAGATGGGAGTGCTCCTCGATGAACGTATTCCGCGCTTCAACCAGAGCAACAttcacaaaaataaaggctttgaGTTGTAG
- the LOC131363385 gene encoding perforin-1-like isoform X2, translated as MLQTLLIWAVFAASLLPPSSQRCFKANESQCQDVDFAPGSDLAGEGFDITTMQRKGAFVLDMSTWLNKDKSCTLCKNPYIEGQTQKLPVSVVDWRPTQKCNMKLSSSVYESSEALVSSTTSSIENNWKAELNVVTPKVQGSLMLAGSHSKLAEYSMDKSKKDKFSFTSHAVSCGYYRYRVSSSPLLHPELIEEFKSLPEIYDESSKYLYYNLIDKFGTHYISKVTLGGEVRSVTSIKECEASLQGLSVDEVKMCLDMEASVSKGPASVRAETKHCKENKKKTSNKKSFASSFNDRDTNVIGGYTQSSDLLFSSNTDPVAYKEWVASLPAHPDVISYALESIHLLLPAKTQPRAHLRNAIKDYILQRGLLKNCTSPCKTGVNTKSGEPCKCSCMNNPQLSTDCCPTQKGSAEVTVTVIKAMGLYGDFLTQTDGFVKLFLEGVFRDKTSMIMNNNNPYWNSDFHLGTEDLTRSISLKMEVFDEDDSSEEALGACDVQLKSGVVKDVCALNHGLLYYKVQVTCIPGLTGLYCSEYKPSPMDTQLEKVYVSRNARPIPRRMLVEMGVLLDERIPRFNQSNIHKNKGFEL; from the exons ATGCTGCAGACATTGCTGATTTGGGCCGTGTTTGCCGCAAGTCTCCTTCCTCCATCCAGCCAGCGCTGCTTCAAGGCCAATGAGTCTCAGTGTCAAGATGTGGACTTCGCTCCAGGATCTGACCTGGCAGGAGAAGGCTTTGACATCACCACCATGCAACGGAAAGGAGCCTTCGTCCTCGACATGAGCACTTGGCTCAATAAGGACAAGTCCTGCACTCTGTGTAAAAACCCCTACATAGAAGGTCAAACTCAGAAGCTCCCGGTTTCTGTGGTGGACTGGAGACCGACTCAGAAGTGCAACATGAAGTTGTCCAGCTCCGTCTACGAGTCCAGCGAGGCCCTGGTCAGCTCTACCACCTCCTCTATTGAGAACAACTGGAAGGCAGAATTGAATGTAGTCACTCCAAAAGTCCAGGGATCACTGATGCTGGCAGGCAGTCACTCCAAGCTGGCTGAATATTCAATGGATAAATCCAAGAAAGACAAGTTCAGCTTCACCAGTCATGCTGTTTCATGTGGATATTACAG ATACAGGGTTTCGAGTAGTCCACTCCTGCACCCAGAGCTCATCGAGGAATTTAAAAGTCTCCCTGAGATCTATGATGAGTCTTCAAAATATCTCTATTACAATCTGATTGACAAGTTTGGTACTCATTATATCTCAAAG GTGACTCTGGGAGGAGAGGTTCGCTCTGTGACCAGCATCAAGGAGTGTGAGGCGTCTCTGCAGGGTCTGAGTGTGGACGAGGTGAAGATGTGTCTTGACATGGAGGCTTCTGTCAGCAAGGGACCGGCATCAGTGAGAGCTGAGACTAAACACTGCAAGGAGAACAAGAAAAAGACTTCAAACAAAAAGAGCTTTGCTAGCAGCTTCAATGACAG GGATACAAATGTGATTGGTGGCTACACTCAGAGTAGCGACCTCCTTTTCTCATCAAATACTGACCCAGTAGCCTATAAGGAGTGGGTGGCATCTCTTCCTGCTCACCCTGATGTGATTTCCTACGCACTCGAGTCTATTCACTTATTGCTGCCGGCGAAGACACAACCACGAGCACATTTGCGTAATGCCATCAAGGACTACATCCTCCAGAGGGGCCTGCTGAAAAACTGCACAAGTCCATGTAAGACTGGTGTGAATACCAAATCTGGTGAGCCATgcaaatgcagctgcatgaacAACCCGCAGTTGTCCACAGACTGCTGTCCCACTCAGAAAGGATCTGCTGAAGTCACAGTTACTGTGATAAAAGCCATGGGTTTATACGGAGATTTCTTGACTCAGACGGATGGATTCGTCAAACTCTTCCTCGAAGGTGTATTCAGAGACAAGACAAGTATGATCATGAATAACAACAATCCCTACTGGAACTCTGATTTCCATCTTGGAACTGAGGACCTTACTCGTTCCATCAGCCTGAAGATGGAGGTGTTTGATGAGGATGACAGCTCAGAAGAAGCTCTTGGGGCATGTGATGTTCAACTGAAATCTGGAGTGGTTAAGGATGTCTGTGCGCTCAATCATGGATTGCTGTATTATAAAGTGCAGGTGACGTGCATTCCGGGTCTGACCGGTCTTTACTGCTCGGAGTACAAGCCCTCTCCTATGGACACACAGCTGGAGAAAGTCTACGTTTCCCGCAATGCTCGCCCAATTCCCAGACGCATGCTGGTGGAGATGGGAGTGCTCCTCGATGAACGTATTCCGCGCTTCAACCAGAGCAACAttcacaaaaataaaggctttgaGTTGTAG